From the genome of Candidatus Latescibacter sp.:
ATTTCCTCAATATCTGCGACGGTGCTCGTGGGAAGAGCATGGAGTAAAGCCAAAATTTCAACCCTGTTCTCGATGTTCCCGCAAGCCAGTTCGCCTATAACGAACGGATGGATCAACACGCGCCCTTCATCCAATAATTCGATGAGGCGATTATGACCGTACCGAAGATGCTCCACCCAGATCGACGTGTCAACCAGCACCATTTCATTCACTGACCGGTCTCCGTCTTCCGGGTATTCTCAATCCTTTTTCGGTGCCGCCAAGCCGTGCAAGCCTTCTTGAGCTTTCACGAGCGATCAACGTTTCAAGGCCAAGCCTTACCAATGAAGTTTTCTCCTTGATTCCCGTCATCTGGCTGGCCTTCATTATCAGCTCGTCGTCAATATTCAGAGTAGTTCTCATGGCATATCCCTTCCTTTAAGATATGAATGGATCATGAATCATAATATGCATGAATTATATGTATAGCGCAAAGGATTTTTTGGGGGGGCAAGGTAGATGCAGGGGATCAA
Proteins encoded in this window:
- a CDS encoding type II toxin-antitoxin system VapB family antitoxin, producing MRTTLNIDDELIMKASQMTGIKEKTSLVRLGLETLIARESSRRLARLGGTEKGLRIPGRRRPVSE
- a CDS encoding PIN domain-containing protein is translated as MVLVDTSIWVEHLRYGHNRLIELLDEGRVLIHPFVIGELACGNIENRVEILALLHALPTSTVADIEEIIVFIDNNRLMGKGLGYVDVHILASAILSNVRLWTKDKPLANAAKGMGIGFEF